The proteins below come from a single Carnobacterium divergens DSM 20623 genomic window:
- a CDS encoding DUF1622 domain-containing protein → MLILVLNTLSILVIVWGVLLAMIDFTKTIIFPYSRNDTVYRNNVIKNQLGSYILFGLEILIAADIIESILNPTLDDMIMLASIVVIRTVISYFLTKEIESNEKNA, encoded by the coding sequence ATGCTGATTTTAGTTTTAAATACCTTATCCATTTTAGTCATTGTTTGGGGTGTATTATTAGCGATGATAGATTTTACTAAAACAATCATCTTCCCTTATTCAAGAAACGATACCGTTTACCGCAATAATGTTATCAAAAATCAATTAGGCTCTTATATTTTATTTGGTTTAGAAATTTTGATTGCTGCAGATATTATTGAATCCATTTTAAACCCAACATTAGATGATATGATTATGTTGGCATCGATTGTTGTCATTCGAACGGTCATTTCCTATTTCTTAACAAAAGAAATTGAATCTAACGAAAAAAATGCTTAG
- a CDS encoding GyrI-like domain-containing protein, translating to MSKSIHGLKIRTNNQQLHPILDLWSRVPNMELKGAIYAVYFNYESDFTGDYDLLVGNETAKFEETILLNDGNYLEIPVKTASPSGVDEAWQKIWRDAKINQVRTYQTDFEYYAEDGSIKIFLSI from the coding sequence ATGAGCAAATCAATTCATGGGTTGAAAATCAGAACAAATAATCAACAACTCCATCCCATTCTCGACTTATGGAGCCGCGTTCCAAATATGGAACTCAAAGGCGCTATCTATGCTGTTTATTTTAACTATGAGAGTGATTTCACTGGCGATTATGACCTTTTAGTAGGAAATGAAACAGCAAAATTTGAAGAAACCATTCTACTAAATGATGGAAATTATCTAGAAATCCCTGTTAAAACTGCTTCGCCATCAGGCGTCGATGAAGCTTGGCAAAAAATTTGGCGCGATGCAAAGATAAACCAAGTTCGTACCTATCAAACAGATTTTGAATATTATGCTGAGGATGGCAGCATTAAAATTTTCCTTTCTATATAA
- the bla gene encoding class A beta-lactamase: MKNRKYVSLLVITLGVALVVGAGAILKPSKDVAKTKIDTKLQKKDASLNFEKLEKKYDATLGVYGLDTETNKVVAYNEDQRFAFASTYKALAGGLVLNESSWDELNQTIMIKKEDLVTYSPITEKYVDIGMPLKELISAAIQYSDNTAGNFLFKQLGGPKGFQTKLAELGDYTTDSSRFETELNEATPGDIRDTSTPKEIALDLKKLAIDHKLPTDKLEFYKKQLIENTTGSKLIRAGIPSDVIVGDKSGAGSYGTRNDIAVLYPPNRKPIVLVIFSNKEQQESDYNDELIAETAKIVSDDFNL, from the coding sequence ATGAAAAATAGAAAGTACGTAAGTTTGCTAGTCATAACGCTGGGGGTTGCGTTGGTTGTCGGAGCCGGAGCTATTTTAAAACCTAGTAAAGATGTGGCCAAAACAAAAATAGACACTAAGTTACAAAAAAAGGATGCTTCTCTCAATTTTGAAAAATTAGAAAAAAAGTATGATGCTACGTTGGGCGTTTATGGATTAGATACTGAAACGAATAAAGTAGTCGCTTATAACGAAGATCAACGCTTTGCCTTTGCATCGACCTATAAAGCTTTAGCAGGAGGGTTAGTATTAAATGAATCCTCTTGGGATGAATTAAATCAAACCATTATGATTAAAAAAGAAGATTTAGTCACTTATTCTCCAATCACAGAAAAATATGTAGATATCGGAATGCCCTTAAAAGAATTAATTAGTGCAGCAATTCAATACAGTGATAACACCGCTGGAAATTTCCTCTTTAAACAGCTTGGTGGCCCTAAAGGGTTTCAAACGAAGCTAGCAGAACTGGGCGATTACACCACTGATTCTTCACGCTTTGAGACCGAATTGAATGAAGCTACCCCAGGTGATATCAGAGATACTAGTACACCAAAAGAAATTGCGCTAGACTTAAAAAAATTAGCTATTGATCACAAACTTCCAACAGACAAACTAGAATTTTATAAAAAACAGCTGATAGAAAATACTACTGGAAGTAAGCTAATTCGTGCCGGTATTCCATCAGATGTTATCGTAGGCGATAAATCAGGAGCTGGTTCATACGGGACTCGTAATGATATTGCTGTGTTGTATCCGCCCAATAGAAAGCCTATCGTTTTGGTTATTTTTTCAAATAAAGAACAACAAGAAAGTGACTATAATGATGAATTAATTGCTGAAACGGCTAAAATTGTTAGTGATGATTTCAATTTATAG